In Vanrija pseudolonga chromosome 4, complete sequence, a single window of DNA contains:
- the SEL1L_1 gene encoding Protein sel-1 1, protein MRPQRRSIKILTSILLFAALVGVATAADKGQPPPPPTNDELRDLFPAEEDVEHQGEQAGHHADNAVYYDDYLMDEACAPLKEVHTLLEDMQPDELAHLEKKLGGVSPAPPPGTGLGYGSQGPVAATLRMLPKLVTALNPLTVVAKLPFIRSSGERGSRSSRSGKLARERGERVLALLDEAEANGCPEAIALRAEVYMFPPRGIAQDLSKAFTAYSRFLEVSSDPHVQFMVGFFYATGLGGAVLDQARATLLYTFSALQDYQPAQMALGYRYWSGIGVKEDCTTALDYYERASINAYNAFTSGPAGGLTLPLIASRLADKLGGIFGPHASWSSTGVNQHRHVIKASMDAARGQTEAEVLKFYQFHSDRNQILSTVRLGTYYYHGTIYPHTGAEEVGEIGRDFEAARRHFYVVAKRMWPAEFDKDGKAAPPLVMTDQERDKIHDPVMIAASYLGRMALRGEGMPKDYVLARLWYNRAAQLGDREAYNALGVIHRDGLGVKANADTALAYFKTAADPPGSLADAQINLAKMYIKNKLNQQAHTLLQSAIAHGSPFEAFHLLATLHLEEAREEGDKSGSCGVGLSYFKRVSETGSWDHDYIGEADRAWGRGEQDKALLGWWIAAETGSELAQNNVAFVIDGQTEAFGAPLPAEAAITLWVRSAAQGNADAMIKAGDYYYSGLVSNVTEEPEPDYQRALVYYQAASDKYSAMAYWNLGYMYENGLGVTRDWHLAKRNYDMALETNTSAYLPWFLSLIKLYLTSWWVDFKTRGAVPGLPLFEEADDTPTLWEGIKGLFVAPPLDQDVADNLDDDGEYDVSASGWGAGEQDLDDLGDIVESLVIIGLVGVIMLLFWLRGRRPTSMIGASSLQPASPPPPSEGWSASPHSSHASTAPQSPTPSRLKRLSLVARPRSGTGSTSASDELRVPPSPSPLGASGATGAAADDDDTPTATPGPGTTADEPLSPTPSRRPRPAHAARSSISYTPGSSGVREKRGSVPSLAALAEREDGGSKPDAGLTLTERHADLLRMIAMRERRVNELRQELAAQERALDALRAKWTSVANRGLVAEAAPAGLAGAHIRNVTKRRSPAAVAAALPDTTGERAEAEPRAADEPSLSALFSASAVEETIQEGRRFWGKLVRTVGAAAAGTVPEEGVSGLTAMLPSFSLQSAAAGSSAPAPANEGRLGAGSGLDKRRLSAHSASSSSRSRSPRSSGETPRPSGEGRDAERQSKAAAAVAGYAPRVPRPSLSPAVKTGSAKRLLTGEGEADAEGKADGGGAGEGEARADGDEPPAQQPKPPSPALRPPVTAMLETVGVGW, encoded by the exons ATGAGACCACAGCGGAGATCAATAAAGATCCTCACATCGATACTGCTGTTCGCCGCGCTCGTAGGCGTAGCAACAGCAGCCGACAAGGgccagccaccaccgccaccgaccaacgacgagctgcggGATCTCTTccccgccgaggaagacgtcgAGCACCAAGGCGAGCAAGCAggccaccacgccgacaaCGCAGTATACTATGACGACTACCTCATGGATGAGG cctgcgcgccgctcaaGGAGGTGCATACCCTCCTCGAGGACATGCAGCCGGACGAGCTGGCACATCTCGAGAAGAAGCTCGGTGGCGtgtcgcctgcgccgccgcccggcaCGGGGCTGGGGTACGGCAGCCAG GGACCGGtcgccgcgacgctgcgcaTGTTGCCCAAGCTCGTGACGGCGCTGAACCCGCTCACTGTCGTTGCCAAGCTGCCGTTCATCAGGTCGTCAGGCGAGCGGGGCAGCAGATCTAGCAGGAGTGGCAAGCTAGCccgtgagcgcggcgagcgtgtccttgccctccttgacgaggccgaggcgaacGGATGCCCCGAGGCAATCGCCCTCAGAGCAGAGGTGTACATGTTCCCTCCGCGCGGCATCGCCCAGGACTTGTCCAAGGCGTTCACGGCGTACTCT CGCTTCCTCGAGGTCTCGTCAGATCCTCACGTGCAGTTCATGGTTGGCTTCTTCTACGCCactgggctcggcggcgccgtgcttgACCAGGCGCGTGCGACATTACTCTACACCTTCTCGGCGCTGCAGGACTACCAGCCCGCGCAGATGGCTTTGGGATACCGCTACTGGTCGGGCATTGGTGTCAaggag GACTGCACCACCGCTCTCGACTACTACGAGCGCGCGTCAATCAATGCCTATAACGCGTTCACAAGCGGGCCAGCTGGCGGACTCACACTGCCTCTGATTGCTTCTCGACTTGCTGATAAACTCGGCGGCATCTTTGGTCCCCACGcctcgtggtcgtcgacCGGCGTCAACCAGCATCGCCATGTCATCAAGGCCAGCAtggacgccgcgcgcgggcagACAGAGGCCGAGGTGCTCAAATTCTACCAATTCCATTCAGATCGCAACCAGATCCTCTCGACAGTCCGCCTCGGAACGTACTACTACCACGGAACAATCTACCCACACACTGGGGCTGAGGAAGTGGGAGAGATCGGCCGCGACTTTGAGGCCGCCCGCCGACACTTTTATGTCGTCGCCAAGCGCATGTGGCCCGCCGAGTTtgacaaggacggcaaggctGCGCCCCCGCTAGTCATGACGGACCAAGAAAGGGACAAGATCCACGACCCCGTCATGATCGCCGCGTCGTACCTCGGCCGCATGGCACTTCGAGGCGAGGGCATGCCCAAGGACTATGTGCTGGCGAGACTGTGGTACAACCGTGCCGCCCAGCTT GGCGACCGTGAAGCCTACAACGCTCTTGGCGTGATCCACCGTGATGGCCTTGGAGTTAAGGCCAATGCCGACACGGCTCTTGCCTACTTCAAGACGGCCGCCGATCCTCCTGGCAGCTTGGCCGATGCGCAGATCAACCTGGCAAAGATGTACATCAAGAACAAGTTGAACCAACAAGCCCACACCCTCCTGCAGTCTGCCATTGCGCATGGCTCGCCGTTTGAAGCATTCCACCTCCTGGCCACGCTTCACCTCGAGGAGGCAAGGGAAGAGGGCGACAAGTCTGGCAGCTGCGGCGTGGGCTTGAGCTACTTTAAGCGCGTCTCTGAAACGGGCAGCTGGGACCACGACTACATTGGAGAAGCCGATCGTGCATGGGGCCGCGGTGAGCAAGATAAGGCGCTTCTGGGATGGTGGATCGCCGCCGAGACTGGGTCCGAGCTTGCCCAAAACAATGTGGCGTTTGTCATCGACGGCCAGACCGAAGCCTTTGGCGCGCCACTGCCCGCAGAAGCCGCAATTACCCTCTGGGTGCGCAGCGCGGCCCAAggcaacgccgacgccatgATCAAGGCGGGTGACTACTACTACAGCGGATTGGTTTCAAACGTCACCGAAGAACCCGAGCCGGATTATCAGCGCGCATTGGTCTACTACCAGGCGGCGTCGGACAAGTACTCGGCCATGGCGTACTGGAACCTGGGGTACATGTACGAGAACGGGCTGGGTGTCACGCGCGACTGGCACCTGGCCAAGCGCAACTACGACATGGCTCTGGAGACCAACACGTCGGCGTACCTGCCGTGGTTCTTGAGTCTGATCAAGCTGTACCTgacaag CTGGTGGGTGGACTTTAAGACGCGCGGTGCAGTCCCGGGGCTGCCGCTGTttgaggaggccgacgacacgccgacTCTGTGGGAGGGGATCAAGGGGCTGTTTGTTGCCCCGCCGCTGGACCAGGATGTCGCAGACAATCttgacgacgatggcgagtACGACGTGTCTGCGTCTGGGTGGGGTGCTGGTGAGCAGGACCTCGATGACCTgggcgacattgtcgagaGCTTGGTGATTATCGGCCTTGTGGGCGTGATCATGCTGCTGTTTTGGCTGCGTGGTCG ACGACCAACAAGCATGATcggggcgtcgtcgttgcagcccgcatcgccgccgccgcccagcgaAGGCTGGAGCGCGTCTCCGCACTCGTCTcacgcgagcacggcgccgcagtcgcccacgccgagcagaCTGAAACGCTTATCGCTGGTGGCGAGGCCGCGTTCCGGCACGgggagcacgagcgcaagcgacgagctgcgcgtgccgccgagtccgagcCCACTAGGTGCCAGCGGGGCCACGGGCGCCgcagcagacgacgacgacacgccgacagcgacgcctGGCCCCGGCACAACCGCCGACGAACCCCTATCGCCGACCCCgtcccgccgcccacggcccgcacacgccgcgcgctcgagcatATCGTACACgcccggcagcagcggcgtgcgcgagaaGCGCGGGAGCGTGCCGAgtctcgcggcgctcgcggagcgcgaggacggcggcagcaagCCGGACGCGGGGCTGACGCTGACTGAGCG ccacgccgacctcctGCGCATGATCGCgatgcgcgagcggcgcgtcaaCGAGCTGCGCCAGGAACTGGCCGCACaagagcgcgcgctcgacgccctgCGCGCCAAGTGGACGTCGGTCGCGAACCGCGGCCTCGTGGCTGAGgctgcgccggccggcctGGCGGGCGCGCACATCCGCAACGTGACGAAGAGGCGCAGCCCtgcggccgtggccgccgccttgcccgacacgacgggcgagcgggccgaggccgagccccgcgctgccgacgagccgtCGCTATCCGCgctcttctcggcctcggcggtcGAGGAGACGATCCAGGAGGGCCGACGGTTCTGGGGCAAGCTCGTGCgcaccgtcggcgccgcggcggcgggcacggtgCCGGAGGAGGGCGTGAGCGGCTTGACGGCGATGCTGCCCAGCTTCAGCCTGCAGAGCGCGGCTGCAgggagcagcgcgccggcgccggcgaacgagggccgcctcggcgccggctccGGGCTGGATAAGCGCCGGCTGTCGGCGcactcggcgtcgtcgtcgtcgcgctcgcggtctCCACGCAGCTCGGGCGAGACGCCCCGCCCCTCCGGAGAGGGGAGGGACGCAGAGCGCCAGAGTaaggcggccgccgcggtcgcggggtacgcgccgcgcgtgccCCGGCCCTCGTTGAGCCCTGCCGTCAAGACTGGCAGCGCTAAGCGGCTGCTTacgggcgagggggaggcggaTGCCGAGGGTAAGGCGGACGGCGGGGGAGCTGGCGAGGGtgaggcgcgcgccgacggcgacgagccgccaGCACAGCAGCCCAaaccgccgtcgcctgccCTGCGCCCGCCCGTCACCGCCATGCTCGAGACGGTCGGCGTGGGCTGGTAG
- the SEL1L_1 gene encoding Protein sel-1 1, producing the protein MRPQRRSIKILTSILLFAALVGVATAADKGQPPPPPTNDELRDLFPAEEDVEHQGEQAGHHADNAVYYDDYLMDEACAPLKEVHTLLEDMQPDELAHLEKKLGGVSPAPPPGTGLGYGSQGPVAATLRMLPKLVTALNPLTVVAKLPFIRSSGERGSRSSRSGKLARERGERVLALLDEAEANGCPEAIALRAEVYMFPPRGIAQDLSKAFTAYSRFLEVSSDPHVQFMVGFFYATGLGGAVLDQARATLLYTFSALQDYQPAQMALGYRYWSGIGVKEDCTTALDYYERASINAYNAFTSGPAGGLTLPLIASRLADKLGGIFGPHASWSSTGVNQHRHVIKASMDAARGQTEAEVLKFYQFHSDRNQILSTVRLGTYYYHGTIYPHTGAEEVGEIGRDFEAARRHFYVVAKRMWPAEFDKDGKAAPPLVMTDQERDKIHDPVMIAASYLGRMALRGEGMPKDYVLARLWYNRAAQLVSFVCTNSADSVQGDREAYNALGVIHRDGLGVKANADTALAYFKTAADPPGSLADAQINLAKMYIKNKLNQQAHTLLQSAIAHGSPFEAFHLLATLHLEEAREEGDKSGSCGVGLSYFKRVSETGSWDHDYIGEADRAWGRGEQDKALLGWWIAAETGSELAQNNVAFVIDGQTEAFGAPLPAEAAITLWVRSAAQGNADAMIKAGDYYYSGLVSNVTEEPEPDYQRALVYYQAASDKYSAMAYWNLGYMYENGLGVTRDWHLAKRNYDMALETNTSAYLPWFLSLIKLYLTSWWVDFKTRGAVPGLPLFEEADDTPTLWEGIKGLFVAPPLDQDVADNLDDDGEYDVSASGWGAGEQDLDDLGDIVESLVIIGLVGVIMLLFWLRGRRPTSMIGASSLQPASPPPPSEGWSASPHSSHASTAPQSPTPSRLKRLSLVARPRSGTGSTSASDELRVPPSPSPLGASGATGAAADDDDTPTATPGPGTTADEPLSPTPSRRPRPAHAARSSISYTPGSSGVREKRGSVPSLAALAEREDGGSKPDAGLTLTERHADLLRMIAMRERRVNELRQELAAQERALDALRAKWTSVANRGLVAEAAPAGLAGAHIRNVTKRRSPAAVAAALPDTTGERAEAEPRAADEPSLSALFSASAVEETIQEGRRFWGKLVRTVGAAAAGTVPEEGVSGLTAMLPSFSLQSAAAGSSAPAPANEGRLGAGSGLDKRRLSAHSASSSSRSRSPRSSGETPRPSGEGRDAERQSKAAAAVAGYAPRVPRPSLSPAVKTGSAKRLLTGEGEADAEGKADGGGAGEGEARADGDEPPAQQPKPPSPALRPPVTAMLETVGVGW; encoded by the exons ATGAGACCACAGCGGAGATCAATAAAGATCCTCACATCGATACTGCTGTTCGCCGCGCTCGTAGGCGTAGCAACAGCAGCCGACAAGGgccagccaccaccgccaccgaccaacgacgagctgcggGATCTCTTccccgccgaggaagacgtcgAGCACCAAGGCGAGCAAGCAggccaccacgccgacaaCGCAGTATACTATGACGACTACCTCATGGATGAGG cctgcgcgccgctcaaGGAGGTGCATACCCTCCTCGAGGACATGCAGCCGGACGAGCTGGCACATCTCGAGAAGAAGCTCGGTGGCGtgtcgcctgcgccgccgcccggcaCGGGGCTGGGGTACGGCAGCCAG GGACCGGtcgccgcgacgctgcgcaTGTTGCCCAAGCTCGTGACGGCGCTGAACCCGCTCACTGTCGTTGCCAAGCTGCCGTTCATCAGGTCGTCAGGCGAGCGGGGCAGCAGATCTAGCAGGAGTGGCAAGCTAGCccgtgagcgcggcgagcgtgtccttgccctccttgacgaggccgaggcgaacGGATGCCCCGAGGCAATCGCCCTCAGAGCAGAGGTGTACATGTTCCCTCCGCGCGGCATCGCCCAGGACTTGTCCAAGGCGTTCACGGCGTACTCT CGCTTCCTCGAGGTCTCGTCAGATCCTCACGTGCAGTTCATGGTTGGCTTCTTCTACGCCactgggctcggcggcgccgtgcttgACCAGGCGCGTGCGACATTACTCTACACCTTCTCGGCGCTGCAGGACTACCAGCCCGCGCAGATGGCTTTGGGATACCGCTACTGGTCGGGCATTGGTGTCAaggag GACTGCACCACCGCTCTCGACTACTACGAGCGCGCGTCAATCAATGCCTATAACGCGTTCACAAGCGGGCCAGCTGGCGGACTCACACTGCCTCTGATTGCTTCTCGACTTGCTGATAAACTCGGCGGCATCTTTGGTCCCCACGcctcgtggtcgtcgacCGGCGTCAACCAGCATCGCCATGTCATCAAGGCCAGCAtggacgccgcgcgcgggcagACAGAGGCCGAGGTGCTCAAATTCTACCAATTCCATTCAGATCGCAACCAGATCCTCTCGACAGTCCGCCTCGGAACGTACTACTACCACGGAACAATCTACCCACACACTGGGGCTGAGGAAGTGGGAGAGATCGGCCGCGACTTTGAGGCCGCCCGCCGACACTTTTATGTCGTCGCCAAGCGCATGTGGCCCGCCGAGTTtgacaaggacggcaaggctGCGCCCCCGCTAGTCATGACGGACCAAGAAAGGGACAAGATCCACGACCCCGTCATGATCGCCGCGTCGTACCTCGGCCGCATGGCACTTCGAGGCGAGGGCATGCCCAAGGACTATGTGCTGGCGAGACTGTGGTACAACCGTGCCGCCCAGCTTGTGAGTTTTGTGTGCACCAACTCTGCTGACAGCGTCCAGGGCGACCGTGAAGCCTACAACGCTCTTGGCGTGATCCACCGTGATGGCCTTGGAGTTAAGGCCAATGCCGACACGGCTCTTGCCTACTTCAAGACGGCCGCCGATCCTCCTGGCAGCTTGGCCGATGCGCAGATCAACCTGGCAAAGATGTACATCAAGAACAAGTTGAACCAACAAGCCCACACCCTCCTGCAGTCTGCCATTGCGCATGGCTCGCCGTTTGAAGCATTCCACCTCCTGGCCACGCTTCACCTCGAGGAGGCAAGGGAAGAGGGCGACAAGTCTGGCAGCTGCGGCGTGGGCTTGAGCTACTTTAAGCGCGTCTCTGAAACGGGCAGCTGGGACCACGACTACATTGGAGAAGCCGATCGTGCATGGGGCCGCGGTGAGCAAGATAAGGCGCTTCTGGGATGGTGGATCGCCGCCGAGACTGGGTCCGAGCTTGCCCAAAACAATGTGGCGTTTGTCATCGACGGCCAGACCGAAGCCTTTGGCGCGCCACTGCCCGCAGAAGCCGCAATTACCCTCTGGGTGCGCAGCGCGGCCCAAggcaacgccgacgccatgATCAAGGCGGGTGACTACTACTACAGCGGATTGGTTTCAAACGTCACCGAAGAACCCGAGCCGGATTATCAGCGCGCATTGGTCTACTACCAGGCGGCGTCGGACAAGTACTCGGCCATGGCGTACTGGAACCTGGGGTACATGTACGAGAACGGGCTGGGTGTCACGCGCGACTGGCACCTGGCCAAGCGCAACTACGACATGGCTCTGGAGACCAACACGTCGGCGTACCTGCCGTGGTTCTTGAGTCTGATCAAGCTGTACCTgacaag CTGGTGGGTGGACTTTAAGACGCGCGGTGCAGTCCCGGGGCTGCCGCTGTttgaggaggccgacgacacgccgacTCTGTGGGAGGGGATCAAGGGGCTGTTTGTTGCCCCGCCGCTGGACCAGGATGTCGCAGACAATCttgacgacgatggcgagtACGACGTGTCTGCGTCTGGGTGGGGTGCTGGTGAGCAGGACCTCGATGACCTgggcgacattgtcgagaGCTTGGTGATTATCGGCCTTGTGGGCGTGATCATGCTGCTGTTTTGGCTGCGTGGTCG ACGACCAACAAGCATGATcggggcgtcgtcgttgcagcccgcatcgccgccgccgcccagcgaAGGCTGGAGCGCGTCTCCGCACTCGTCTcacgcgagcacggcgccgcagtcgcccacgccgagcagaCTGAAACGCTTATCGCTGGTGGCGAGGCCGCGTTCCGGCACGgggagcacgagcgcaagcgacgagctgcgcgtgccgccgagtccgagcCCACTAGGTGCCAGCGGGGCCACGGGCGCCgcagcagacgacgacgacacgccgacagcgacgcctGGCCCCGGCACAACCGCCGACGAACCCCTATCGCCGACCCCgtcccgccgcccacggcccgcacacgccgcgcgctcgagcatATCGTACACgcccggcagcagcggcgtgcgcgagaaGCGCGGGAGCGTGCCGAgtctcgcggcgctcgcggagcgcgaggacggcggcagcaagCCGGACGCGGGGCTGACGCTGACTGAGCG ccacgccgacctcctGCGCATGATCGCgatgcgcgagcggcgcgtcaaCGAGCTGCGCCAGGAACTGGCCGCACaagagcgcgcgctcgacgccctgCGCGCCAAGTGGACGTCGGTCGCGAACCGCGGCCTCGTGGCTGAGgctgcgccggccggcctGGCGGGCGCGCACATCCGCAACGTGACGAAGAGGCGCAGCCCtgcggccgtggccgccgccttgcccgacacgacgggcgagcgggccgaggccgagccccgcgctgccgacgagccgtCGCTATCCGCgctcttctcggcctcggcggtcGAGGAGACGATCCAGGAGGGCCGACGGTTCTGGGGCAAGCTCGTGCgcaccgtcggcgccgcggcggcgggcacggtgCCGGAGGAGGGCGTGAGCGGCTTGACGGCGATGCTGCCCAGCTTCAGCCTGCAGAGCGCGGCTGCAgggagcagcgcgccggcgccggcgaacgagggccgcctcggcgccggctccGGGCTGGATAAGCGCCGGCTGTCGGCGcactcggcgtcgtcgtcgtcgcgctcgcggtctCCACGCAGCTCGGGCGAGACGCCCCGCCCCTCCGGAGAGGGGAGGGACGCAGAGCGCCAGAGTaaggcggccgccgcggtcgcggggtacgcgccgcgcgtgccCCGGCCCTCGTTGAGCCCTGCCGTCAAGACTGGCAGCGCTAAGCGGCTGCTTacgggcgagggggaggcggaTGCCGAGGGTAAGGCGGACGGCGGGGGAGCTGGCGAGGGtgaggcgcgcgccgacggcgacgagccgccaGCACAGCAGCCCAaaccgccgtcgcctgccCTGCGCCCGCCCGTCACCGCCATGCTCGAGACGGTCGGCGTGGGCTGGTAG